Below is a window of Planctomicrobium piriforme DNA.
GGAACGCGGCTTTTCGGCCGAGTTCGCTTTCTTCGAATCGAGCCCGGCGACGATGTCTTTCATCAATTGCGGCCCGCCGCCAATCGTGTTGATGTATTGATCGTTGAGGTACAGCATGCGGTTCTGCATGCCCTCGGTCCCGAACATCACATGCTGCATTTTCTCGGCGATGCCCGTGGGGTCGCCGTCTTCCTTGTAGTCCTGTTTGATGATCGTCAGATCGGCCTTGTAAGGGCCGAAAGTCTCGGCGTCTTTCTGCAAGGTCGAGGTCTGCACAAACTGTTCGGTCTCAATCGTTCCCAGCTTTTCGACGGACATCCGGGCGAATTCCCGCACCTTGTCCACTGGGCTGGCGGTAAAGATGCTCGCGCCGCGAAGGGCGCCCGAGCTGGATTCCACCACGTCGATCGCCGAAACCAGCGGTCCGTAGGTGATGCCATCCAACTGCTTGGTCATCTCTTCTTCGAGCTGCTTCTGTTCATCCCCTTCCTTGAACATCGACAGCGACGTTTTGATGCCGAAGCGAGTCAGTTCCGAGGTCGAACCGCTGAAGGCGTAGTACATCGGCCAGTTCGAAGGGAGCTTGCTCAGCAGCGCCATATCGGACTGCTGATTCTGAGTGAGAAACTCGGCCGACTTCGAATCCGGTGCGAATTCGACGAACTTGTCGACGGCGATTTCAGCATCCGACAGCGAGACGTTGACCGACACCGCCTGCGCGTCTTCCACACCGCGGAAAAAGCTTTCGGCCATCGTGCCGTAGAGTCCCACGATCGATTCGAGGTTGACTCCCCCCTGCTCCGGCATGAACCGCAGGTTGTTGAGGGCGTCGAGCACCTTATCCTGGGCAAGCTCGATCTGCTCGGAGTACACGTCCACCAGATGCTTCGCGTTGACGTACACCGTCAGGTCGCCGTCTGCCAGCCGAGCCTGCGCGTCTTTACCCAGCAGCGTGATTGCCGTCGCCGATTCCTTGGCTTGGGGAATCGCATCGGCTTCCGTGTAGAGGACCCAGGTCTGATGGACTTCGCTGGTAATGTCGTCGCCCAAAGCGCTGACCATGTCTTCCGCTTTGACGGCCGGAATCGCGAAAACCACGACCGGTTCTTCCGTTCCTTCCGCATAAACGCCGACATACCAGTCGCGCGATTGATCGACTCCCGTCAGTTCGGGATTGGAAATCAGTTGCCCCAGGCCTTGCGTCTGCTGGGCTTTGATCCCCTCGCCAATCCCAGGCTGAATTTTATCCGCGACCTTGATCAGCTTCTCAGCGGTCTGGTCCGGCTCACGCAGACGGATGATGACGTCCACATCCTGGGTGAAGTATTGCAGAGGCGAGTCCTGAGCCGTCGCGACCGTTCCGGCCAGACAGGCCAGCGTCAGGGCCAGGGATGCGAGTGTGGTCCGCAACATCGATTGTCCATTCTCTCTGAAGGTTGGCTGGTCCTCATGACCCGGCGGCACTTCGCCGGCAGCTTTCAGTGTCGATTTCGCTTTCTGAGTTTTCGCCTTCACGGGTCGGAATGTCAAACCACGCCGCGTGTTCTGATGCCTACCGGAAATCCGGATGCATTCGATTCTTCCGCGAAATGCAGTCAATTTCTGGGGTCACCAGACCGGTTGTAACGTTGAAATGGATAAAATGGGGTGTCTTGGGTGTTGACAAACGGCATCCATGGCGCAGAATCGTGTAACGCGTTGAAGCAAGCACAATCAGTAGCGAGAGAACCATGAATCGATTCATCAAGGCCGCGATCCTGGGACTGGTCGTCGCCGCTTTCGCCGGGGCCGCCTTCACCGAAGCCCAGGCAGGACACCGTTACGGCTACGGCCGTGGTTACTACGCCGGATATTACGGCGGTTACACCGGTTACTACGGCGCCGGCTATCGCGGAGCCGGTTTCAGCAGCCCGTACTACAGCCACGGAACACTCTACGGCTACCCGTACTATGGGTCCTACGGCGGCTACCGTCCTTCGTACTCCTACGGCCTGTACGCTCCGGTTTCGTACCCGATCAGCTCTGCCCCCTACGGCTACGCTTCCTACTACGACTATGCCCCGTACCGGTACTCGATGCCCAGCATGAACGGCACCGCTCCGGTGTATTCGGCCTCCTACGGGTCGGTCGGTTACACGTCAGTCGGCTGCGGCTGCGGATATTGATTCGTCCACGGCAATCGAACGCTTTGAATGGCGTTCCTCGGTTGTCGAACGGCGGCGTCAGTACCGCTTTTGAAAAACTCAAAGCTGCGCTGTGCGAACCCGGTTCGCTCATCGCAGCTTTTCTCTTTTCTGGTATGCTGGGATTTAGAGAAAACCGATCCTCAAAACGGATCTTGTGCAGCGCATTTGTTTGAGAGGGGCAGGAACGTGCCAGTCGTCACGGAAACCGATCACCATCGCGTCGTCAGCGTTTCGCTGGGTGAGCGGAGCTACGACATCGTCGTCGGCAACGGCGTTCTGGCGTCTGTCGGCACGGCGATTCCGGATTGGGTGAATCGTCGCTTCAATCGCACTGCGGCCGGTTCGGCCCTGATCGTGACCGACTCGAATGTTGTACGGCACGCGACGGTCGTGGAAGAACGTCTCCAACATGCCGGCTGGCGCACCGCGTGTTTCGAAATGCCGCCGGGGGAGCAGTCAAAACGCCTGGAAATCATCTCCTCGGCCTGGGATCGCCTTGTCGAGATGCAGGCGGATCGTCAGACAGTCGTCATTGCCGTCGGCGGCGGCGTCGTGGGGGATGCCGCAGGCTTTATCGCCGCGACCTTCGCCAGAGGAATTCCGTTCGTCCAGATTCCGACCACGCTGCTCGCCGATGTCGACAGCTCTGTCGGCGGCAAAGTCGGCATCAATCATCCCCAGGCGAAAAACCTGATTGGGGCGTTTCATCAACCGCTGGGAGTCCTCATCGACACCCGGGCGCTCGACACCCTGCCTGACCGTGAATACCGCTCCGGCCTCGCGGAAGTCGTGAAGTACGGAGTGATTCTCGATGCCCCATTCTTCGAATTCCTCGAACGGAACGTCACCGAGCTGAATTGCCGCGATCCCCATGCCGTGGCTTATGCCATCAGCCGCAGTTGCGAACTCAAAGCCCGCGTCGTCGAGGAAGACGAATACGAGCTGACAGGATTACGGGCGATCCTCAATTACGGCCACACCTATGCGCATGCGTTCGAAGCCCTCACCGGCTACGGCGAACTGCTGCATGGAGAAGCGGTGGCGATTGGCATGGCGTACGCCAGCAGACTGTCGGAACTCTGCGGTCGCACTGACGCAGCATTGACCAAACGGCAGACCGCCCTGCTGGGAGCCCTCAAGCTGCCGACGAACGTCCCCAACCCGACAGCCATCCTGGGGAAGGATGTCATCCACCGCATGCAGCTCGACAAGAAAACGCTAGGCGGTCAATTACGGTTCGTGCTCCCCACCCGGCTCGGGCATGTGGAACTGGTCAAGAATGTTCCGACGGAGCTGGTGTGGCAGACGCTGCATCAGGGGGGGATTGAGTAATAGGGCTCGGTTCGTCCTCGTCCGCTGGTGCCTGCTCCAGCTCTTCACAGCCGGTGTCGAATTTCCCTTCCCGCAGGGCTTTCCGCGACACTTTCGCCAACTGTTCATAACGGCCGCGAATCTGTTCCAGTTCCTTCTCGTCGAGTTCTTCGAGATCCAGCAGCGCATTATGAGCCCCCTGCAATGCCCGTATGACTTCATCCAGTTTGATGTGCGTGGCGGCCATATCGCGGTTCTGGGTATTCTGAATCAGGAATACCATCAGGAAGGTCACGATCGTCGTGCTGGTATTGATGACCAGTTGCCAGGTGTCGCTGTAACCGAACAGCGGCCCGGTCAACCCCCAGAGAGCAACAACGATCACCGCCAGCCCAAAGGCCGCGGGGTGCCCTGTGAATGTCGAGGCGAGCTTTGCAAAATGATTGAACACTTTCAGCACACGGTTCGACTTGCGTTTTTGCGTGTGCGTGGAGCCAGGGGAAGCGGGATGCATGAATTGACTCCAGGAACAGTTCGATCTGCTGAATGCGAGCTGGCGCAACTTGTGAAATGATTTGCCCGGTCTTGCCCCGCGGAATTCAACAATTCAATAGATGAGACCGCGTACAACGCAGGCACTCGGTAGAGCAAACTGCTCTAGCACAGCGAATGCCAACTCGTTGATTTGTCATCTGCCCATCATACTCTGAATTTGCCGCCGCATGGCCGAGCCCCCTGTGTCCGACCGCAATATCTCCCGCCGCCTGACTGAAATGGCCCGGCTCGATCCGGATCGCCCTGCGGTGATCGCTCCTTCAGGCCGCGCGATCTCGTTCGCCCAGCTTGATGAGCGCTCGACGCAACTGGCCGCTGGCCTTGCGGTCGCAGGCGTTCGACCGGGGATGAAGCTGGTACTGTTCGTGCCTTTCAGCATCGAATTCGTCGAGCTGACTTTTGCGCTGTTCAAGACTGGCGCGATCGTGGTGCTGATCGACCCCGGCATGGGTCGCGCGAACATCTTCAACTGCCTCAACGAGGTTCAGCCGGACGGCTTCGTCGCGGTGCCGATCGTGCATGTCGTCCGCTGGTTCGCAGGCGGAGCTTCGCGGCGGGCGGCATTGAACTTCTGCGTCGGCCCCTGGCTGCCCGGCATCACGGCGACCTATCGGCAGCTCATTCGAACGGATGCCCATTCGTTTGCAGTCCGCCAGTCGGCTGCGACCGATTCCGCCGCAATCATCTTTACCAGCGGCAGCACTGGTCCCCCAAAAGGAGTCCTGTACGAACACGGGATGTTCGACGCTCAGGTTGACCTGATTCGCGACCGCTACGGCATCGTGCCAGGGGATGTCGATCTGCCGGGGTTCCCGCTGTTCGGACTCTTCAACTCGGCGATGGGAGTCACGACCGTCATTCCCGATATGGACCCGACCCGGCCGGCTGAAGTCGATCCGGAGAAGATCCTGAAGGCGATTCAGCAACATAACGTCACTCAGGCGTTCGGCTCGCCTGCGTTCTGGAATCGAGTCGGTCGATATTGCGCTGAGAAGAACCTGACGCTGCCGACGCTAAAACGCGCACTCTCGGCAGGCGGCCCGGTGCCGGGGCATGTGCTGCAGCGGATGTCGAACATCCTCACGCGACCAGACGCGGATCTGTTCACGCCATATGGTGCGACTGAAAGCCTGCCGGTGAGTTCCATCGGAGCGCGTGAGATTCTCGAATCGACAGCGCCTCTGACGAAGCAAGGGGCAGGCACGTGTGTCGGGACGACGTTTCCCGGCATGCGCGTCAAGATTCTGCCGATGACAGACGGGCCGATCTCATCCATCAATGCGATCACGGAACTTCCGCCGGGCGAGATCGGCGAAATCGTGGTGTGCGGGCCGTCGGTGACGCGCGAGTATTATCAGCGACCGGATTCAACTCGACTTGCCAAGATCCCGGATGGCGATGGGTTCTGGCACCGCATTGGTGATGTGGGCTATCTCGACTCAACAGGCCGACTCTGGTTCTGCGGACGCAAGGCCCATGTCGTCGTGACGCCGAACGAGACCATGTTCTCCGTCTGCTGCGAAGCGATCTTCAACGAGCATCCGCGGATTTACCGTTCCGCACTCGTTGGGATCGGTCCCCGAGGTCAGCAGCGACCGGCCATCGTCGCGGAACCAGAGCCCGGTCAGTTCCCCAAGACACCCGCCGACGAACAGCAGCTGCGCGACGAACTCCTCGCGTTAGGGCGGCAACATGCCCATACCCAAAACATCCGCGACATCCTGTTCCATCCCAGCCTGCCGGTCGACACCCGCCACAACGTAAAGATTAACCGCGAAGCCCTCGCTATGTGGGCTGCGCCAAAGTTCAAGCCAGCCTGAAACAGCGGTCAGCGGTCAGCGGTCAGCGGTCAGCGGTCAGCGGTCAGCGGTCAGCGGTCAGCGGTCAGCGGTCAGCGGTCAGCGGTCAGCGGTCAGCGGTTGAACGCCAAGGCGTTCAACCTTTCCTGTCTAACACTCAACACTCAGCTCTAACCCTTCCGGCACTGGACTCTCGACACTGGACTCTCGACACTGGACTCTCGACACTGGACTCTCGACACTGGACACTCGACTCCCCCTCACGCCTCAAACCTCAATTCAACATCGCAAATCTCATACGGCGAGATCTCCACATTCACGGCGTCGTCGATTCGCAGCGTCGAGATTGTTTCCCCCTGAAAGTTGACCTGTCGGGCACTGACGGGCGTCAAAAAGGAATGCAGCCCGAAGACGCGTGAGCGGCCTTCGGTTTCGACCAGCCGCACAACGATCGCATCAGGCGTCGCGCCAGGCAGAATTCGAGTCAGTTGCACGTTGGCGGCAGTGACGTGAAAGAACCAGCCTTCTTTCCTGCCGTCGGCCGGTTGAGTCTGAGTCGTCATCACCAACGGCGGCGAATACTGGTCGAGAGATGCCTGCATGGGGTAAACCGCGTCAATCGTGACCGCGAACTGGAAGCGACGGACCGATTCCCCTTTTGTGATCAACAGGGTGTCGAGCATTCGTTCGCCGGTTTTGCGATGGAACGGCAAGCCGGGGGTGAGGAGCGTGGTGCGAAAATCGCCGTCAGCGATTTCCACGAATTGCGGCGCCTCAATGCGTTCGCGTTTGATGACGTGTGCCCCCTGCTGGATGGACGCCGTTAAGGCCACGTCCTCATGCTTCCACGCAAACCGGCACCCGATGTAGTTGGTCCACGGGTCTCCCTCAATCGGCTGCGCCGGGGCGATTTCCAGTTCGACCTCGACCGCATTGCGGCCCAGGATCACTCTGGTCAGTTGGCGATACGTTCCCAGCACTTCGCCGCTCGATTCGTCCTGCAGTTCCCCAACCGTTTCGATCTCACCGACGACCGGCCCGCGACTGAGAATCCGCGTTTCTCGCAACCTCATGGCTGAGTAATAGGTCGTGTACGTTTCCCGTTCTTCTCCTTCCCCCACGCTGACGGTTCGGGCATGTGGAAACCGCAGCGCCACCTGTTGGCTGAGACGATTCGGACTGCGGCGATAAGTGAGAATCTGCGCGATACCGCCCGTGGCGTCGCTCATACGGACTTCGAAACGGTCATTCCGCAGCAGCAGTTCTTCTGCCAATGGAGACTTGCCCGGATGGGTGCGATCAGGACGCGCAGTGTTGTTAGCGAGCCACACAAAGCCGCAGGGGGGCAAGGCGACAAGCACCTGAACTCGATCGGCATCGACCTGCACGCCGAGCACCGCGGGATCTTTCGGCGGCCCGCCGGCCAGCGGCCATTCCACCAGCACCTTGCGAGGGAACGAAAGGGTGTTGACGATCAGCACTCCCGAACCTGCTGTCCCCTGTGCAGCCAGCAGGTCGCGGAGTTGCAGGCTAGCTTCGGACAGCGCATTCGCGATGGCGTCATCGGCCCGTCGAGCCTGTTCCGGAGTCGCCTCCTGATGCCCTGTGCGCACGGTCGCTTCGAGCGCTTCGGTAGATTCGCTGGAGATTGGCTGTCGTTTAATGACGCTCGCGATGTGGGCCGTCCATTCCGCCCGTTGAAATGCTTGTTCGCGATGCCAGTAGCCGACGTAACGCGAGATCGGGTCTGCTTCATCCCTGGCGACTGACTGAATCAGGGTTGGCGAGAAATAGTCGGCGGCTTTGAACTCCGCACGGCGACCGGGTGAGCCTTCGTGCGAGAAGAACTCGGAGAAGGTGACGAACTTGCCGAGAACCGGGGCGTATGCATTGGCGCGGCGGAAGTCTTCGAAAAACGGAGTTCGCAGCGTCGGCCAGTGAGCGAAGACCACTGCGGCGAGATGGTCGTAATCCATTGACTCCGCCATCCGTTCGGGGAACCGCAACATGCTGGCCGCGCCGTCGGCTGCGAGCGGAATGCGGCTGAACGCATCGATGCAAACGCCTGAACTCCCTTCCCAACGCATCTGCGACTGCTCCTGCTCGGGGGCGTAGCCGTCGTCGAGCAAGGTGTGCAGCGCGCCCTTGTAACCAAGTCGTTCGAGCAACTGCGGAAGATGTGCGCCGAGCCCAAATCGCCGCCTCGCCCAGACAACGGGGTTGCTGCCGGTGAGTTGCTTCAGGGTGGCACCCCCTTGCTTGAGGTGCCACAGCGAGGCATCGAGCGACATCAGGAAGCTGGCCTGTTCCGCATCGTCGCCCCCCAGGAACTCGAGTCGGCGTTGCTCACAGGCTGCTTTCACACGATCCGCGAGGAGCGGATTCGCCGAGAGGATCTTGTCCCAGTCGTTTGCCGGCGCCAGCACATTCATTGCACTTGGGCCGGCCAGAAACTTTTCAGTGTTGGCCGGGACGGTTTCAGGCGTCACCAGGCAGAGGTCGATGAGATAGCACTCCACAGGATAAAACCGTTCGCGGCACTCCAGCAGCATCTCAAAACAGGTTGCCAGGTATTTGCGAGCCGCTTCCGGGTCATGATTCATCGCGGCCTGCGCAGCGGCCACCGACTCCCGCTGCATCCGGGTTTCATCGAGGTTTGAGTAGTTCCGCATCTTGCGAGTGAGCAGTTCCACCTGCAGATACATCGAGCCGAGGGCCAGAAAATCGGCCGTGAGTTCAGGGTCAGGCAGCTCTTCCAGTTGCAATGGAGCCAGTGCCTGCCGCAGCATCTCGTCGCGGTCATGTTCGCCGGAGATGACGACGCTACCCGCCTGCTTTGTGAGCGCGATCCAGCCTTGCGGGATCTGGTCATCGCAAGGTGTGGGGACGATGAAGAGCCGGTCGGTCGGGCCTGAGGAGGGGGAGTCGGCCCGTTGCCAGCGCGGAAACGCCCCACCCGATGCCAGCAGTGCCGGATGCCAGATGACGGCGAACGCATTCAGCAGACTGGCGGCAGGTTTTTCTCCCAGTTCAGTGGGAAAGTCCTCGAGTCCGTGACTGGGAATCAGGACGGTCAATTCGGAGTAGGTCATTCGGCAGCCTGATCGCAACGGGAGGAATCGATTGATGGCGATTTTGACATGCAATTCCTTAGGAACAACCGACCGGGAATCTGGAGGCCGGATTTCCATCGAACCGGAGAATTCTCGATTACTCTGCAACGACGCATGTCTTGTGTTGCCAGTAGTTTATTGTTATTGCCCCAAGATATTTTGAGGGACGGCTCTTATTGCGGCGAGCGGTGTGGGTGGGATCGGATGCGATCGGGCATTTGGGAATTTCCCTGCTTTCGGCAAGATTTCGTTGACAGCGGTTGCCGAAAGAAATATACACGCAATGGTCGTGGTTGTTTGGAGAGGTAATGAAGCTTTCGCGGAAATCAGATTACGCCCTGCGAGCCCTGTTCGACCTCGTCGCACACGAGGGGCGTGGACCGATTTCCATTCGTGAGCTGGCCTTGCGTAATGATATCCCAAAACGCTTTCTCGAGCAGATCATGATTGATCTCCGTGAAAAAGGTTGGGTGAGAAGCATTCCAGGCCGTGATGGAGGATTCGTCCTCGCCAAGCCTCCAGCGGACATCACGATGGGGGAAGTGGTCCGACACTTTGACGGGATTTTGTCCCCCATCAGTTGTGTTTCCACGACTCATTACGAGCCCTGCTCTCAGGAGTCGGTCTGTCGTTTCCGCCGTGTGCTGCTGGAGATCCGGAATTACGTGGTGAAGAAAATGGACAATGCCACTTTGGCGAATGTGTTTGCTGGCAAGGTGGTTCGGCACGAAGAAGTGTTCAGCCCCTCCTTCACCTATGGTGATGGGATTTAGAGTGTTCCCTCTTTTTTGAGTCATGAAATACTACCTTCAAAGTCGTGAATAATTGGTGATGATATGAATCCCGTGTTGTCTCTCCCCAATCTTCTGACACTCCAGATGTCTGAAGTGCAGCCGCTTCTGTCGGTTCGCACTGTGGGTGAGTCAACGTCTGCTTGTCTGCCGGAAATCTCCGATGCCGACCTACGCGCCCAGGTTGTCGAACAGCTCGGGCACCTGAGCCAGTTCTTCCCGATCTGGGTGCATGTTCGGGTCGAGGGGGGACAGGTCGATCTGCGGGGTGGAGTCAGTTCCCTGGAGGAGCGCGGTCGGATTCTCGAGTCCGTCATGGCACTCGAAGGGGTCAAGGGAATTCGAGACCACCTGCAACTTGGGATTCGATCGTCGGCGGACTTTGATGACGGCGATCCATCCGCACTGCTGGCCTCTCTGTTTCAGATTGGCGTCGTATGGGCTGCGGTGGCGATTGCTGTGACTGCGTGGTGGATGTGGCCTCGTGCCTCACTGATTGCCGCGCAGCCGCAACCAGTACCGGCGATTGTGGAATTTGGCGGGATGCCTGCGACGGGCGCCGTATTGACGCTGCACCCGCTGGATGCCTCAGCTTCGTCCGCAGTCCTGCCCCAAGGCCTTGTCGGCCGTGATGGCAGTGTGGAGTGGACGACTTATCAGCCTGGCGACGGATTGCCTCCCGGACGGTACCTGGTCACTGCACAGTGGAACCCAACTCTGGTGGTGAACGGGCAGTCGCAGCCGAGTCCCAATCTGTTGTCTGATGCCTTGTCCCGCCCGGCCACGTCGCCGTTGCGGCTGCATGTCAGTTCCGATCAGCAAACACCCTGGAAAATCGATCTCAAGTAACGCCGACTGCGAGGCGGCAACAACGCATTGAAACCTTGCTCATGGGGGCCACCATGCAACACCAACTCAATCTCACCACAGAACTTCGCGCGAGCTCCGGCTCCATTGAACGATTGCGGATGCAGGGGGGCGTTGCCCGCTTTGCTTCAATCTCTTCAACGGATGCTTTACTGCTCGAGAACGTGCAGATCTGCCTCACAAATCTGAGTCGTTCGCTGTCTGAGCGAGTTGAGATTCGCGTTCTCAACGGAGAAGTGTACCTGCGGGGAGAAGTCGTTTCCGCGCAGGAACAACACCGGTTGCTGCAGAATCTTTCTCAGCTCCCTGGAGTTCGCGATACTCATCATCGGCTCTCCCTGCCTCTCTCGGCACGCGTCAAAAACCTCGGCGTGCGCCTGCAATTGATTCTCGCCTTACTGACCGGAGCGGCCTGCGGCGCTGCCCTTGCTGTCTGGTGTCGGAATGCGTTTGCCGTATTTCCGACCGAACGAATGCGGCATGCTCCGGTGTAGCTGCCCACCTTCCCCAATGCCCTGCCTTTTTGTGCTTTCTCCATGATTGCGCCGTATCCCACCCCAGTTCGAGGTTTTGCCATGAAACCGACCCCTCCTCCAGGTCCGTCACGGCCGCAGCGCACACAGTCGAATCTCCCGACCCGGTTGCCCGACCTCGACACCATTGCAACGCCCGCCACACGGCCCACGCCAGTCGAGCATCAGGTCAACGATGAAAAGGTAAGAAAGCAGGTCGTCGAAGTGCTGGGCGAACTGGGCCAGCAGATGCGGATGAGCATTCATGTTCGCTCCGAACATGGAGACGTGTATTTGCGCGGCACCGTCGATACGTCCTACAACCGGCTGCTGGTGGTGAGTGTGGTTTCTCGACTGCCCGGCGTCAAAAAGATCCACGATGAAATCACTCTCGGTTCACAGTTTCACGGCAAGGCCGAAGCCAACCATGTCGGCAACGGCAATCGCAAGCGAAACCTCCAATTTGTCGGGATCGTCGCCGCAGTGGTGCTGCTGGCCGGGGCCTATGGTGCCTGGAGTCTGACGACAACCAGCCTGTCGGATTTCCCGGTTGTGGTCTTGTACGCCGGCAAGCCCGCTGACGGCGCAATTCTGACATTGCATCCGCTTGATCCGCAGCCGGCGAATGAAATCAAACGGCCGCTGGGACGTGTTGGCCCGGACGGCACAGTGGAATGGACGACGTTCGACCGCGGAGATGGTGTGCCGCCTGGCCGGTATGCCGTGACAGCGATCTGGCATCCTCTGGTGCTGGTGAACGGCGAAACATTCTCACGCTCGAATGTCCTCGGCAAGGAATACCAGAAGAGCGATTCCACGCCGTTACGACTGGAGGTTTCTGCTCAGGCGCAGTCGCCTCTGCAGGTCGAACTGAAACGTTAATTCTTTTGTCTCTTTTTTCGACGTCTGTATTCACTCGGGAGGCGCTTATGCATTTTTGTCGCTGTTGAATTCGTTCGGTCCGAACCAACAGCAACCGCCGGATTTTTCATTGAAACGCCGGCAACTCTGACTTTTCTCGAATGTTTGAATTGGGTTGAACTCACACAGTCTTTCCACCAAGGAACCTCACATGCAATTTCGCAAACTGCAATCCCCGCGCAGTGAAGCCCGCCGCGGCGGATTCACCCTGATTGAACTACTCGTTGTGATCGCGATCATCGCGATTCTGGTCGCCATTTTGCTGCCTGCCGTGCAGTCGGCTCGTGAAGCCGCACGTCGTTCGCAGTGCCTGAACAATCTGAAGCAGGTTGGTCTGGCAATGCACAATTTCCACGATGCCAAGCAGAAGCTGCCCAGCAGCGGCCGTCCGACTGCCTCCGCCACCGTTCGCGTGGGCCTGTTCACCTACCTGCTTCCCTACATCGAGCAGAAGGGCCTGTGGGATCAGTACGACACCGGCTACAACTGGGACAAAGTCCAGAACACCCCGGTGACGTCGCTGCGGATCAAGACCTACGAATGCCCGTCGTCTCCGAAGCACAATAACGTGCTCGATCACAACCCGGACGGCTTCACTGGTTCTGACACGGCTGTTTGGGCCGGGTCTGTTGCAGTGGGCGACTACGCCGCCTCGCTGGGCAATTCGAAAGAACTCGGCACCGCCTGGGCGACCTATCAGGGGACCGCGACCGGTACGACGACCTCGACCCAGACCAACGGCATCCCCAACATCATCGGCAGCTTCAAGGACACCACTGACTCGGCCAACGCCGGCAGCGGTGTTTCCGACACCGGGATCACGACGAACGGCATGCTGCCGAAGAACTCGGCTCTGAAACTGGGCGACATCACCGACGGTCTTTCCAACACGATTGCCGTCTGGGAATCGGGCGGGCGTCCGTTCGTGTACCGTCGCGGTACCCAGGTGAGCAGCAACCTCGGTGCTCACCACACCAACGGCGGCGGCTGGGCACGTCCCGCCAGCGACATTCTGCTGGCCGGATCGAGCAAGGACGGCAAGGAACTCCCCCCCTCATCGTCGTACACCGGCCCCGGCATCTACATCAACCGCACCAACGGTTATGACCATGCCACCGAAACCTACGGCTCGACCGGCTACCCCGCTCCGTACGGCACGGAAGGCTCCAGCCAGCCCTACTCGTTCCACTCGGGCGGCGTCAACGTGCTGATGGGCGACGGTTCTGCTCGCCTGCTCGACGAAGAAATGCTGATCTATGTGGCTGCCGCTCTCGTGACCCGAAACGGCGGTTCGGGCGAAGCCAACATCACTCAGAACTTCTAATTTGCAAGTTTCCGCGAACCTGAATGCAGCGGCTCTGGTCTTTAGCGCCAGAGCCGCTGATTTTTACACAAACCACCGTATTTCCTTATTGGGGGAGCGGTAAAGAAGAGGACGGCGAAAGGTTTTACTGCCCTGTTTGACTTGAAGGATTGCATCATGATCTCATCCCGAAGCCCACGCGTGCCCGTTCGTGTTTCCGTTCCCAACCAGCCCCGGCTGGACTGGTCGGAAGTGACGCTGCGCTGTCGGGACGAGATCCCGGCCGCCGTCACGGAAGTGATGCGATCCATGGAGGGGCAGCCCTTTTCCGCGACGGACGGGTTTGCCGTCCAGTTGGCAACCACGGAGGCGCTGAACAGCGCGTTCTCGAAGTTCGTCAGATCGTCTGGCAATCGCCTGCAACTGCGGTTCGTCGTCTCCCCGGAACGAGTCTGGATCGAGATCGACGCCCC
It encodes the following:
- the aroB gene encoding 3-dehydroquinate synthase, yielding MPVVTETDHHRVVSVSLGERSYDIVVGNGVLASVGTAIPDWVNRRFNRTAAGSALIVTDSNVVRHATVVEERLQHAGWRTACFEMPPGEQSKRLEIISSAWDRLVEMQADRQTVVIAVGGGVVGDAAGFIAATFARGIPFVQIPTTLLADVDSSVGGKVGINHPQAKNLIGAFHQPLGVLIDTRALDTLPDREYRSGLAEVVKYGVILDAPFFEFLERNVTELNCRDPHAVAYAISRSCELKARVVEEDEYELTGLRAILNYGHTYAHAFEALTGYGELLHGEAVAIGMAYASRLSELCGRTDAALTKRQTALLGALKLPTNVPNPTAILGKDVIHRMQLDKKTLGGQLRFVLPTRLGHVELVKNVPTELVWQTLHQGGIE
- a CDS encoding low affinity iron permease family protein, producing the protein MHPASPGSTHTQKRKSNRVLKVFNHFAKLASTFTGHPAAFGLAVIVVALWGLTGPLFGYSDTWQLVINTSTTIVTFLMVFLIQNTQNRDMAATHIKLDEVIRALQGAHNALLDLEELDEKELEQIRGRYEQLAKVSRKALREGKFDTGCEELEQAPADEDEPSPITQSPPDAASATPAPSEHS
- a CDS encoding fatty acid CoA ligase family protein; translated protein: MAEPPVSDRNISRRLTEMARLDPDRPAVIAPSGRAISFAQLDERSTQLAAGLAVAGVRPGMKLVLFVPFSIEFVELTFALFKTGAIVVLIDPGMGRANIFNCLNEVQPDGFVAVPIVHVVRWFAGGASRRAALNFCVGPWLPGITATYRQLIRTDAHSFAVRQSAATDSAAIIFTSGSTGPPKGVLYEHGMFDAQVDLIRDRYGIVPGDVDLPGFPLFGLFNSAMGVTTVIPDMDPTRPAEVDPEKILKAIQQHNVTQAFGSPAFWNRVGRYCAEKNLTLPTLKRALSAGGPVPGHVLQRMSNILTRPDADLFTPYGATESLPVSSIGAREILESTAPLTKQGAGTCVGTTFPGMRVKILPMTDGPISSINAITELPPGEIGEIVVCGPSVTREYYQRPDSTRLAKIPDGDGFWHRIGDVGYLDSTGRLWFCGRKAHVVVTPNETMFSVCCEAIFNEHPRIYRSALVGIGPRGQQRPAIVAEPEPGQFPKTPADEQQLRDELLALGRQHAHTQNIRDILFHPSLPVDTRHNVKINREALAMWAAPKFKPA
- a CDS encoding glycoside hydrolase family 38 N-terminal domain-containing protein; this translates as MTYSELTVLIPSHGLEDFPTELGEKPAASLLNAFAVIWHPALLASGGAFPRWQRADSPSSGPTDRLFIVPTPCDDQIPQGWIALTKQAGSVVISGEHDRDEMLRQALAPLQLEELPDPELTADFLALGSMYLQVELLTRKMRNYSNLDETRMQRESVAAAQAAMNHDPEAARKYLATCFEMLLECRERFYPVECYLIDLCLVTPETVPANTEKFLAGPSAMNVLAPANDWDKILSANPLLADRVKAACEQRRLEFLGGDDAEQASFLMSLDASLWHLKQGGATLKQLTGSNPVVWARRRFGLGAHLPQLLERLGYKGALHTLLDDGYAPEQEQSQMRWEGSSGVCIDAFSRIPLAADGAASMLRFPERMAESMDYDHLAAVVFAHWPTLRTPFFEDFRRANAYAPVLGKFVTFSEFFSHEGSPGRRAEFKAADYFSPTLIQSVARDEADPISRYVGYWHREQAFQRAEWTAHIASVIKRQPISSESTEALEATVRTGHQEATPEQARRADDAIANALSEASLQLRDLLAAQGTAGSGVLIVNTLSFPRKVLVEWPLAGGPPKDPAVLGVQVDADRVQVLVALPPCGFVWLANNTARPDRTHPGKSPLAEELLLRNDRFEVRMSDATGGIAQILTYRRSPNRLSQQVALRFPHARTVSVGEGEERETYTTYYSAMRLRETRILSRGPVVGEIETVGELQDESSGEVLGTYRQLTRVILGRNAVEVELEIAPAQPIEGDPWTNYIGCRFAWKHEDVALTASIQQGAHVIKRERIEAPQFVEIADGDFRTTLLTPGLPFHRKTGERMLDTLLITKGESVRRFQFAVTIDAVYPMQASLDQYSPPLVMTTQTQPADGRKEGWFFHVTAANVQLTRILPGATPDAIVVRLVETEGRSRVFGLHSFLTPVSARQVNFQGETISTLRIDDAVNVEISPYEICDVELRFEA